A genomic segment from Lignipirellula cremea encodes:
- a CDS encoding CHAT domain-containing protein: MKALTGLLLCLLLASAVWGQSPPVETAVPEAEFRAMLSAGAADARSGNREAAEAKLLQATIWNRQRLAVAENTGQKEAHASAVSLQLQLLEWLQQQFQQSRRWQPAEETAKEQLDLLTGLHGEDHWRTTDARLAQETIRRLQQMSADQLDQLDAAKQATNEGLRLFRLRQFQQSLPHLQHALEVFEKTWGKEHPQYATGLNALATAHHSGGDYPKALPLFQQSAEIRRKYLGEEHPEYANSLNNLAGLYYATRDHARAITLHVKTMEIRKKALGEEHPDYAASLDAVADLYFVTGNYPKAVVYYQQIEKLRAKAVGKDHPDYAASLDELARTLRLLGEPEKALPLFQQALEIREKSPGKEHPDYANSLDDLAATHHSMNQSAKALPLFLQAREIREKALGKEHPDYANSLNNLAATYLAMDQSAKALPLFLQALEIRQKVLGKEHPHYADSLNNLASLHQSLGDYAKALPLFLQALEIRKKVLGKEHPKYAASLNNLASLYDSLGDYPKALPLYLEVLEIRRKTGGEEHPDYAAALNNLAGVYKSRGDYSKALPLFRQLRKIRRKTLGEESVEYAAALNNLAGLYNSMGEDAKALPLYLQSRETLEKVLGEQHPGYTSCLNNLAHLYHSMGDYEKALPLYQQALEIRRRALGTEHADFATSLNSLSALHHTLGDDAQALALCRQALEIRQKVRGQDHPEYADSLSNLASLSESLGDYAQALPLFQQAMEIRKRTLGEKHPDYANSLNNLAGLYESLGDDAKALPLYLQALEIRQHVLGKNHPTYADSLHNLAELYESQGDAAKALPLYLQSLEIRKKVQGEEHPSYAVTLGNLAGVYHSLGDPAQAVSLSVKALAIEKKTLGEEHPTYATSLNNLAGKYHATGDSAKALALYQQALEIRKKVLGEKHPDYASNLNNLALLHHLLGHNAQAVPFSKQALAIAWTSQEDAALAQSERQQLAMSKASRRYLDLYLSLALASGQSHEDAMREIFRWKGATLMRQRAMRAAAADPAIAARFQELSQLAGQVASLARSTPQGDIVLWRRRLDELTSQKEKQEVELSRDSAAFRNARKPTTLEEIQNALPADTVLVDYLEFDRIEPVAGEQNWKSIRSMAATIVTRDSIRLLDLGPASSLDEAIDTWRSSFGMSRDGQAAAEQLRQQLWEPLGPQVATAPMVLVSTDGALGRFPLAALPGTKQGTYLMETQRLVMIPMAQMLPELLAPQQRPSPAGQLLLVGDVNYHEQPTAETHLRPAPDAFVSRSTGLVRDGQQFSPLDGAAREVAYLEKLYTEIYSQRPGDLKKLKQSDATERAFKQNAAGFRVLHIATHGFFAPASKKPIGSENRNADRLELLTGERATYLQGFNPGLLSGLAFAGANRPAQPDEPDGILTAEEISKLDLSAVDLVTLSACETGLGAVAGGEGLLGVQRAFQESGARSTIASYWKVDDRATEQLMSRFYRNLWEKKMSKLEALREAQLHLLHHPESLYSDQGQGQPLNQPETNRGDKRIGSVPSGGSKRLSPQYWAAFALSGDWR, from the coding sequence ATGAAAGCATTGACGGGGCTGTTGCTTTGCTTGCTACTGGCTTCGGCCGTCTGGGGGCAATCACCGCCGGTCGAAACGGCCGTCCCGGAAGCGGAGTTCCGTGCGATGCTATCGGCCGGAGCCGCCGACGCACGCAGCGGCAATCGCGAAGCGGCAGAGGCAAAGCTCCTGCAGGCGACCATCTGGAACCGCCAACGTTTGGCCGTCGCGGAAAATACCGGCCAGAAAGAAGCACACGCGTCGGCCGTCTCCCTGCAGCTGCAGTTGCTGGAATGGCTTCAGCAACAGTTCCAGCAGAGCCGCCGCTGGCAACCGGCAGAGGAAACAGCCAAAGAACAGCTCGATCTTCTCACGGGCTTGCACGGCGAGGATCACTGGCGAACGACCGACGCACGACTCGCACAAGAAACCATCCGCCGTCTGCAGCAGATGTCCGCCGACCAGCTCGACCAGCTCGACGCCGCGAAGCAGGCAACCAACGAGGGCCTGCGACTGTTTCGGCTCAGGCAATTCCAGCAGTCGCTTCCTCACCTGCAACACGCGCTAGAAGTCTTCGAGAAAACCTGGGGGAAGGAGCATCCTCAGTACGCGACCGGCCTGAACGCTCTGGCGACGGCGCACCACTCCGGCGGCGACTACCCCAAAGCCTTGCCGCTCTTCCAGCAATCCGCAGAGATCCGCAGGAAATACCTGGGAGAAGAGCATCCGGAATACGCCAATAGCCTGAATAATCTGGCGGGACTGTACTACGCAACGCGCGACCACGCGCGGGCGATCACACTCCACGTAAAGACCATGGAGATCCGCAAGAAGGCCCTGGGGGAAGAGCATCCCGACTACGCCGCCAGCCTGGATGCCGTTGCGGATTTGTATTTCGTCACGGGCAACTATCCGAAAGCCGTGGTTTACTACCAGCAAATCGAGAAACTGCGGGCGAAAGCCGTGGGAAAGGATCACCCCGACTACGCTGCCAGCCTCGACGAACTGGCCCGGACGCTGCGCTTGCTGGGCGAACCTGAGAAAGCCCTGCCGCTCTTTCAGCAGGCGCTGGAGATCCGAGAGAAATCACCGGGAAAGGAACATCCCGACTATGCGAACAGCCTGGACGACCTGGCGGCGACGCACCATTCGATGAACCAGTCGGCGAAAGCCCTGCCGCTCTTTCTGCAGGCCAGGGAGATCCGCGAGAAAGCCCTGGGAAAGGAGCATCCCGACTATGCGAACAGCCTGAACAACCTGGCGGCGACGTACCTTGCGATGGACCAGTCGGCCAAAGCCCTGCCGCTTTTTCTGCAAGCGCTGGAAATCCGTCAGAAAGTCCTGGGGAAAGAACATCCCCACTATGCGGATAGCCTGAACAATCTGGCGTCGCTGCACCAGTCGCTGGGCGACTATGCCAAAGCCTTGCCGCTCTTTCTGCAGGCGCTGGAGATCCGTAAGAAAGTCCTGGGGAAAGAACATCCGAAGTACGCCGCCAGCCTGAACAATCTGGCGTCGTTGTACGATTCGCTGGGCGACTATCCCAAAGCCCTGCCGCTCTACCTGGAGGTGCTGGAAATCCGCAGAAAGACCGGGGGAGAGGAGCATCCCGATTACGCCGCCGCCCTGAACAATCTGGCGGGAGTGTACAAATCGCGGGGCGACTATTCCAAAGCCCTGCCGCTCTTCCGGCAGCTGCGGAAGATCCGCCGGAAAACCCTCGGCGAGGAGTCTGTGGAATACGCCGCCGCCTTGAACAATCTGGCCGGACTCTACAATTCGATGGGAGAGGACGCCAAAGCCTTGCCGCTTTACCTGCAGTCCCGGGAGACGCTAGAAAAGGTTCTGGGCGAGCAGCATCCGGGCTACACGTCTTGCCTTAACAATCTGGCGCACCTGTATCACTCGATGGGGGACTACGAGAAAGCGTTGCCGCTATACCAGCAGGCGCTGGAAATTCGCAGGCGCGCTTTGGGGACGGAGCATGCGGACTTCGCCACCAGCCTGAACAGCCTGTCGGCGCTCCACCACACGCTGGGCGACGACGCACAAGCCTTGGCGCTTTGCCGCCAGGCATTGGAGATCCGCCAGAAAGTTCGGGGCCAGGATCACCCGGAATACGCCGACTCCTTGAGCAATCTGGCGTCGCTGTCCGAATCGCTGGGCGACTACGCGCAGGCCTTGCCGCTCTTCCAGCAGGCGATGGAGATCCGCAAAAGAACCCTGGGAGAGAAGCATCCCGATTACGCAAACAGCCTGAATAACCTGGCCGGGTTATACGAATCTCTGGGTGACGATGCGAAAGCCCTGCCGCTTTATCTGCAGGCGCTGGAAATCCGCCAGCATGTCCTGGGGAAAAATCATCCGACGTACGCCGACAGCCTGCACAATCTGGCCGAGCTTTACGAATCGCAGGGCGATGCCGCGAAAGCGTTGCCGCTGTACCTGCAGTCGCTGGAAATCAGGAAAAAGGTCCAGGGGGAGGAGCATCCCAGTTACGCCGTCACCCTGGGCAATCTGGCAGGCGTCTATCACTCGCTGGGCGACCCCGCGCAAGCCGTTTCGCTCTCTGTGAAAGCGTTGGCGATCGAAAAGAAAACCCTGGGAGAGGAACATCCGACCTATGCCACCAGCCTGAATAATCTGGCGGGAAAGTATCATGCGACAGGAGACAGCGCCAAAGCCCTGGCGCTTTACCAGCAGGCGCTGGAGATCCGCAAGAAAGTCCTGGGGGAGAAGCATCCGGATTACGCCAGCAACCTGAACAATCTCGCTTTGCTGCATCACCTGCTGGGCCACAATGCGCAAGCGGTGCCGTTCAGCAAACAGGCGCTGGCGATTGCGTGGACAAGCCAGGAAGACGCCGCCCTGGCGCAATCGGAACGCCAGCAACTGGCCATGTCGAAAGCCTCTCGCCGGTACCTGGACTTGTACCTTTCGCTGGCCCTGGCCAGCGGCCAGTCGCATGAGGACGCCATGCGTGAAATCTTCCGCTGGAAGGGCGCCACCCTGATGCGACAAAGAGCCATGCGGGCGGCGGCAGCCGATCCAGCGATTGCGGCGCGGTTCCAGGAGCTTTCCCAGCTGGCAGGCCAGGTGGCGTCGCTGGCCCGCAGCACCCCCCAGGGCGATATCGTCCTCTGGCGTCGGCGCCTGGACGAACTGACCAGCCAGAAGGAAAAACAGGAAGTCGAGCTCAGCCGTGACAGCGCCGCATTCCGCAACGCCCGCAAGCCAACCACGCTGGAAGAAATTCAAAACGCATTGCCGGCGGACACCGTGCTGGTCGACTACCTGGAGTTCGACCGCATCGAGCCTGTCGCGGGCGAGCAGAACTGGAAATCCATCCGCTCCATGGCGGCCACGATCGTGACACGCGACTCGATCCGCCTGCTGGACCTGGGTCCAGCCAGCTCCCTCGACGAAGCGATCGACACATGGCGGTCCAGTTTCGGCATGTCGCGCGACGGGCAGGCCGCGGCGGAACAGCTGCGGCAACAACTCTGGGAACCGCTGGGGCCCCAGGTCGCCACGGCGCCAATGGTGCTGGTTTCCACCGACGGCGCGCTGGGCCGGTTTCCGCTCGCCGCGCTGCCGGGAACGAAACAGGGAACGTATCTGATGGAAACGCAACGCCTGGTGATGATCCCCATGGCGCAAATGCTGCCGGAGTTGCTGGCGCCCCAGCAAAGGCCGTCGCCCGCCGGCCAACTGCTGCTCGTAGGCGACGTCAATTACCACGAACAGCCGACGGCGGAAACCCATCTCCGCCCCGCGCCAGATGCGTTCGTCAGCCGTTCGACTGGCCTGGTGCGGGACGGACAGCAGTTCTCCCCCCTCGACGGCGCGGCCCGCGAAGTGGCGTACCTCGAAAAGCTGTACACCGAAATTTACTCGCAGCGGCCAGGGGATCTGAAAAAGCTGAAACAGAGCGACGCCACCGAACGGGCGTTCAAGCAGAACGCAGCCGGTTTTCGCGTGCTGCACATTGCGACGCACGGCTTCTTTGCCCCGGCCTCCAAAAAGCCGATCGGCTCCGAGAACCGCAACGCCGACCGCCTGGAATTGCTGACCGGCGAGCGAGCAACCTACCTGCAGGGCTTCAATCCTGGCCTGCTCAGCGGTCTGGCATTCGCCGGTGCAAACCGTCCCGCCCAGCCGGACGAACCGGATGGCATTCTCACGGCCGAAGAAATCTCCAAACTCGACCTGTCCGCGGTCGACCTGGTGACGCTTTCCGCCTGCGAAACGGGCCTGGGCGCCGTCGCCGGCGGCGAAGGGTTGCTGGGGGTGCAAAGGGCATTCCAGGAAAGCGGGGCCCGCTCCACCATCGCCAGCTATTGGAAAGTCGACGACCGCGCCACCGAGCAGTTGATGAGCCGCTTCTACCGCAACCTGTGGGAGAAAAAAATGAGCAAACTGGAAGCCCTTCGCGAAGCCCAGTTGCACCTGCTCCACCACCCCGAAAGCCTCTACAGCGACCAGGGCCAGGGGCAACCACTCAATCAACCAGAGACCAACCGCGGCGACAAACGCATCGGCTCTGTCCCGTCAGGCGGCTCGAAACGCCTGTCGCCGCAGTACTGGGCCGCGTTCGCCCTCAGCGGCGACTGGCGGTGA
- the bioD gene encoding dethiobiotin synthase has product MSKVPGLFIVGADTSVGKTYITAMIARSLAAAGVKVGVYKPVASGCEQGDDGLVSDDAVQLWEAAGRPGDLEAVCPQRFAAPLAPHLAARAEGKQVDADKLRAGLKYWTDSSQILLVEGAGGLMSPVSDDDYVADLAADFGFPLLVVTANRIGAINQTLQTLITAATFCEGLEIAGVLLNGVADASDDPSTISNGKELETRCTPPLLAEVKYGATEFPTAIDWRALAAVQE; this is encoded by the coding sequence ATGTCGAAAGTTCCCGGTCTGTTTATTGTTGGCGCCGATACCAGCGTGGGGAAAACGTACATCACGGCGATGATTGCCCGATCGCTGGCAGCGGCGGGCGTGAAAGTGGGCGTCTACAAGCCGGTCGCCAGCGGTTGCGAGCAGGGCGACGACGGGCTGGTCTCCGACGACGCCGTGCAGCTCTGGGAAGCGGCCGGCCGGCCGGGCGACCTGGAAGCCGTTTGTCCCCAGCGGTTCGCCGCGCCGCTGGCCCCGCATCTGGCGGCCCGGGCCGAAGGGAAACAGGTCGACGCCGACAAGCTGCGCGCGGGGTTAAAGTACTGGACCGACAGCAGCCAGATCTTGCTGGTCGAAGGGGCCGGCGGTCTGATGTCGCCCGTTTCTGATGATGATTATGTAGCCGACCTGGCGGCCGACTTTGGCTTCCCGCTGCTGGTCGTCACGGCGAACCGGATCGGCGCCATCAACCAGACCCTGCAGACCCTCATTACGGCCGCCACTTTTTGCGAAGGGCTGGAGATCGCCGGCGTGCTGCTCAACGGCGTTGCCGACGCCAGCGACGATCCTAGCACCATCAGCAACGGCAAGGAGCTGGAGACCCGCTGCACGCCGCCGTTGCTGGCCGAAGTGAAATACGGCGCGACCGAGTTCCCCACGGCGATCGACTGGCGGGCTCTGGCCGCGGTGCAGGAGTAA
- a CDS encoding mandelate racemase/muconate lactonizing enzyme family protein, which translates to MKITDIECHVLLAPDVRKDATSSAQDDIVVFVHTDEGITGVGETDVNPWIARACIEAPGTHTMGLGLKEMLLGENPLEPQRLWEKLYTGSAMNGRRGAVICAIGALDMALWDIAGKAAGKPCWELMGQAAKTEIRPYASLQPNGHSFSEYKDSLVAWAVKAQELGFQAGKMEVTLSGPYNHSGLNEPDEKMTEVVAACRAAVGPDFVMMVDVQYTWTEADVALRTLRDWADFDVYFVETPLQMDNLQGYAQLHHEAPMPIAAGEWQNTRFEFADLMDIGLVDVAQPDVGRVGGLTEALRVCQMAAERNRRIVPHCWKTGIGIAASAHLAAVTAHCPFIEFLPADLCDSPLRRELVEDELIIQNGAIRLPEKPGLGVEVRAEALRKFAVTV; encoded by the coding sequence ATGAAAATCACCGACATTGAATGCCACGTGCTGCTGGCTCCCGACGTGCGGAAAGACGCCACCTCGTCGGCGCAAGACGATATCGTGGTGTTTGTCCATACCGACGAAGGGATCACAGGCGTCGGTGAAACCGACGTAAACCCCTGGATCGCCAGGGCCTGCATCGAGGCGCCGGGAACCCACACCATGGGGCTGGGCCTCAAGGAGATGCTGCTGGGGGAGAACCCCCTGGAGCCGCAGCGGCTGTGGGAAAAACTGTATACGGGCAGCGCGATGAACGGCCGCCGGGGGGCCGTGATTTGTGCGATCGGCGCGCTCGATATGGCGCTGTGGGATATCGCCGGCAAGGCGGCTGGCAAACCGTGCTGGGAGCTGATGGGTCAGGCGGCCAAAACCGAGATCAGGCCGTACGCCTCCCTGCAGCCGAATGGACATTCTTTTAGCGAGTACAAGGACTCCCTGGTCGCCTGGGCCGTGAAAGCCCAGGAGCTGGGATTCCAGGCCGGCAAGATGGAAGTCACGCTCAGCGGCCCCTACAACCACAGCGGGCTGAACGAGCCGGATGAGAAAATGACCGAGGTGGTAGCCGCCTGTCGGGCCGCCGTCGGTCCTGATTTTGTCATGATGGTCGACGTCCAGTACACCTGGACCGAAGCCGACGTGGCGCTGCGCACGCTACGGGACTGGGCCGATTTCGACGTCTATTTTGTCGAAACGCCGTTGCAGATGGATAACCTGCAGGGCTACGCACAGCTGCATCATGAGGCCCCCATGCCGATCGCGGCTGGCGAATGGCAGAACACGCGGTTTGAGTTTGCCGACCTGATGGATATCGGTCTGGTCGATGTGGCCCAGCCCGATGTGGGCCGGGTGGGCGGTTTGACGGAAGCTCTCCGTGTTTGTCAGATGGCGGCCGAACGGAATCGCCGGATTGTGCCGCATTGCTGGAAAACGGGGATCGGCATTGCGGCCAGCGCCCATCTGGCGGCGGTCACGGCCCATTGTCCCTTCATTGAGTTTCTGCCGGCCGATCTGTGCGACTCGCCCTTGCGGCGGGAACTGGTGGAAGATGAGCTGATCATACAGAACGGGGCGATTCGCCTGCCGGAGAAGCCCGGCCTGGGCGTCGAAGTGCGGGCCGAGGCGCTGCGGAAATTCGCGGTCACGGTATAA
- a CDS encoding serine/threonine protein kinase, with the protein MSIPEFWRLVIESRLLNTEQCQALNTEFSQAQSGGDVSALASWLVAKRAISAYHAKVLQAGRSGPFEYGDYRVFDRLEGRFAGMFRAAHRATGYPVILQFLAGAAVKNPQLWSTAASRTRRLAQVKHPQIQRVFEPVDLQSFKFAVIEDLQGRSLDSMLSKSPLPASEACRVIRLAALALGSLHEAKLIHGDIRPRNLWLEPSGNVRLLIDPFETPASFQSQQITDPDKLAARSDYLAPEMLHPGKEPDELTDIYGLGCTLYELVAGRPPFAGGEIDQKMQRHASEAIVPLEQFGAPQAVSQLVSYMMAKNAQVRYQEAAVVAQQVSQLVPQEQVQAPAPSVHPRLAAFEESLLQNKPTPSRTPGGAPSFAGIQTAGTAGTASGPAKAPLVVAEDRRKPGEPKAMFSKKNLTYLGISGAAAAVLALGLLIAWGMSGDESDPIAAGDPATTPTSATTPAGTPTDAAPTAPVVSGPNAQVVVPDDGETLWESPTMGQPISFRYVPPGSQILLYARPADLLATPQGAAALQALGPDFAAVRADWEKASGFPLEEVNQLIVSFHDNPGRAPRPCVVAYLKNPTTTNQLLEKWGDPAPTAQGEANFYNANGYSFYAPTQENGNTFVMGALPEIKDVIANGIGVAPMSREMGDLARTTDADRQLTLLVAPGYLYTDGRPLMAGPRERLLDPLKWFLSEGVKAALISANVTDHTYLEVRVVANLNKDRIDLATELRDKLDDIPGMIEDYMAYRLDPHPFWKKLANRYPGMIRELRARARVGDDDQQAMVNAVLPAAAASNLLKGGELTISQTPGAPLLASTDTKPTTPQTMDELLQFKTNMSFAQKSLEFALRDIAEDLKSELKNLPFDLEVKIIGADLEKDGLTRNQQVRDVVQRDKTVAEILTAVVVTAMATGKPPTDPAQKMIWVVGPDPDNPSKQSILITTRAAAEIKGYTLPAVFVGS; encoded by the coding sequence ATGTCGATACCGGAGTTTTGGAGGCTGGTGATCGAGAGCCGCCTGCTCAACACCGAGCAGTGCCAGGCGTTGAATACCGAATTCTCCCAGGCTCAAAGCGGCGGCGACGTATCCGCACTCGCCAGCTGGCTGGTCGCCAAACGGGCCATCAGCGCTTACCACGCCAAGGTGTTACAGGCCGGACGATCCGGTCCTTTTGAATACGGCGACTATCGCGTTTTCGATCGTCTGGAAGGTCGCTTCGCCGGCATGTTCCGTGCGGCGCACCGCGCCACGGGCTACCCGGTCATCCTGCAGTTCCTGGCAGGAGCGGCGGTCAAGAACCCGCAGCTCTGGTCGACGGCCGCCAGCCGCACCCGGCGTCTGGCGCAGGTCAAACATCCGCAGATCCAGCGCGTGTTTGAACCGGTCGACCTGCAGTCGTTCAAGTTCGCCGTGATCGAAGACCTGCAGGGCCGCAGCCTGGATTCGATGCTGTCGAAATCGCCTTTGCCGGCTTCCGAAGCCTGCCGCGTGATTCGCCTGGCCGCGCTCGCGCTGGGCTCCCTGCACGAAGCAAAGCTGATCCACGGCGATATCCGGCCGCGTAACTTATGGCTGGAGCCCAGCGGAAATGTTCGCCTGCTGATCGACCCGTTTGAAACGCCCGCCTCGTTCCAGTCGCAGCAGATCACCGATCCCGACAAGCTAGCCGCCCGCAGCGACTACCTGGCTCCGGAAATGCTGCATCCCGGCAAAGAGCCGGACGAGCTGACCGATATCTATGGGCTCGGCTGCACGCTCTATGAGCTGGTGGCCGGCCGGCCGCCGTTCGCCGGGGGAGAGATCGACCAGAAAATGCAGCGGCACGCCAGCGAGGCGATCGTCCCGCTGGAACAGTTCGGCGCGCCGCAGGCTGTGTCGCAGCTGGTCTCTTATATGATGGCGAAAAACGCCCAGGTGCGCTACCAGGAGGCGGCGGTCGTTGCGCAACAGGTTTCGCAACTGGTTCCGCAAGAGCAAGTGCAAGCGCCGGCTCCCAGCGTGCATCCTCGCCTGGCCGCCTTTGAAGAGTCGCTGCTGCAGAACAAGCCGACTCCCAGCCGCACCCCGGGCGGAGCGCCTTCGTTCGCCGGCATTCAAACCGCCGGAACAGCAGGAACCGCCAGCGGGCCGGCCAAAGCGCCCCTGGTCGTTGCCGAAGATCGCCGTAAACCGGGCGAACCCAAGGCGATGTTCAGCAAAAAGAACCTCACCTACCTGGGAATCAGCGGAGCCGCGGCCGCCGTCCTGGCGCTGGGGCTGTTGATCGCCTGGGGGATGAGCGGCGACGAATCCGACCCGATCGCCGCCGGCGACCCGGCCACCACTCCCACCAGTGCGACAACGCCCGCCGGTACGCCGACCGATGCGGCCCCCACCGCGCCCGTCGTATCCGGACCGAACGCCCAGGTCGTCGTCCCCGACGATGGAGAAACCCTGTGGGAGTCTCCCACGATGGGTCAGCCGATCAGCTTTCGCTATGTTCCTCCCGGCTCGCAGATTCTGCTGTACGCCCGACCGGCGGACCTGTTAGCCACGCCCCAGGGCGCGGCCGCCCTGCAGGCCCTCGGCCCTGATTTTGCCGCGGTGCGCGCCGACTGGGAGAAAGCCAGCGGCTTTCCGCTGGAAGAAGTTAACCAGCTGATCGTTTCCTTTCACGATAACCCGGGCCGCGCGCCCCGGCCGTGCGTGGTGGCGTATTTGAAAAACCCCACGACAACCAATCAGTTGCTGGAGAAGTGGGGGGACCCGGCGCCGACCGCCCAGGGCGAAGCCAACTTCTACAACGCCAACGGCTATTCGTTCTATGCGCCAACGCAGGAAAACGGCAACACCTTTGTGATGGGCGCTTTGCCGGAAATCAAAGACGTCATCGCCAATGGCATCGGCGTGGCGCCCATGTCGCGAGAAATGGGCGACCTTGCCAGAACGACCGACGCCGATCGCCAGCTCACGTTGCTCGTGGCGCCGGGCTACCTGTACACCGACGGCCGGCCGTTAATGGCCGGCCCGCGGGAACGCCTGCTCGATCCGCTCAAATGGTTCCTGAGCGAAGGCGTCAAAGCGGCCCTGATCTCGGCCAACGTCACCGATCATACCTATCTGGAGGTGCGCGTGGTCGCCAATTTGAACAAAGATCGCATCGACCTGGCGACCGAACTCCGCGACAAGCTGGACGACATTCCCGGCATGATCGAAGACTACATGGCCTACCGACTGGATCCGCATCCGTTCTGGAAAAAGCTGGCCAACCGCTATCCCGGCATGATCCGCGAACTGCGGGCCCGCGCACGCGTCGGCGACGACGATCAGCAAGCGATGGTCAACGCCGTGCTGCCGGCCGCCGCTGCCTCCAACCTGCTCAAAGGCGGAGAGCTAACCATTTCCCAGACGCCCGGCGCTCCGCTGCTGGCATCGACCGACACCAAACCGACCACGCCGCAAACGATGGACGAACTGCTGCAGTTCAAAACGAACATGAGCTTCGCCCAGAAATCGCTCGAGTTCGCCCTCCGGGATATTGCCGAGGACCTGAAATCGGAGCTTAAAAACCTGCCGTTTGATCTGGAAGTAAAGATTATCGGGGCCGACCTGGAAAAAGACGGCCTGACCCGCAACCAGCAAGTCCGCGACGTGGTGCAACGCGATAAAACAGTTGCGGAAATTCTTACCGCCGTAGTGGTTACCGCCATGGCGACCGGCAAGCCGCCGACCGATCCTGCGCAAAAAATGATCTGGGTTGTCGGGCCTGATCCGGATAATCCGAGCAAACAGTCGATCCTCATCACCACCCGCGCCGCCGCGGAAATCAAAGGCTACACGCTGCCCGCCGTCTTCGTCGGCAGTTAA
- the metF gene encoding methylenetetrahydrofolate reductase [NAD(P)H]: MRTQLAACYQPGRLGLSFELFPPRTAKGDESLFEHVADLMQFSPDFLTCTYGAGGSTRNKTLEIVEQVKDRFKAPVASHLTVVGGSIEELRDYLQEAGDRGVDYIVALRGDPPKGETEFRQAPGGLRYANELVDLIRSEYDHFGVAVAGYPEVHQEAESAEVDLLNLKRKVESGADVVITQLFYDNADFWRFREQYQQAGITVPLVPGILPVTNLAQIQRITALCGAQLPESFVARLNEHPTDDDWQFQVGVEFAVQQVQELIDGGAPGIHFYVLNKSQATSAVLQTVRRTAM; encoded by the coding sequence ATGCGAACGCAACTTGCCGCTTGTTATCAGCCAGGAAGGCTCGGCCTGTCGTTTGAGTTATTCCCTCCCCGGACGGCCAAAGGGGACGAGTCGCTGTTTGAACACGTCGCCGACCTGATGCAGTTCTCCCCCGACTTTCTGACTTGCACCTATGGGGCCGGCGGATCGACGCGGAATAAAACGCTGGAGATTGTCGAACAGGTGAAGGACCGGTTCAAGGCGCCCGTCGCATCCCACTTGACGGTTGTCGGCGGCTCGATCGAGGAGCTGCGCGATTATCTGCAGGAGGCGGGAGACCGCGGCGTGGATTATATCGTCGCCCTCCGCGGCGATCCGCCCAAAGGGGAGACCGAGTTCCGTCAGGCTCCCGGCGGACTGCGGTACGCGAACGAACTGGTCGACCTGATTCGCAGCGAATACGACCATTTTGGCGTGGCGGTCGCCGGCTATCCCGAAGTGCACCAGGAAGCGGAAAGCGCCGAGGTCGATCTTCTGAACCTCAAACGGAAAGTCGAATCCGGCGCCGATGTGGTGATCACCCAGCTGTTCTACGACAACGCCGACTTCTGGCGGTTTCGCGAGCAGTACCAGCAGGCGGGGATTACAGTTCCGTTGGTTCCCGGGATTTTGCCCGTAACGAACCTGGCCCAGATCCAGCGGATCACGGCGCTCTGTGGAGCCCAGCTGCCGGAATCCTTTGTCGCGCGGCTGAACGAACATCCCACCGATGATGACTGGCAGTTCCAGGTAGGGGTAGAGTTCGCCGTGCAGCAGGTGCAGGAGCTGATCGACGGCGGAGCGCCGGGCATTCATTTTTACGTGTTGAACAAATCGCAAGCGACTTCAGCCGTGCTGCAGACCGTACGCAGGACGGCGATGTAA